The Mesobacillus jeotgali genome window below encodes:
- the pknB gene encoding Stk1 family PASTA domain-containing Ser/Thr kinase — protein sequence MIIGKRISGRYKIKDMIGGGGMANVYLAHDMILDRDVAVKMLRLDFANDDEFIRRFHREAQSATSLAHPNIVSIYDVGEEDGLYYIVMEYVDGQTLKQYIQQHAPVPVEEALDIMKQLTSAISHAHQNHIVHRDIKPHNILIDSSGTVKITDFGIAMALSATSITQTNSVLGSVHYLSPEQARGGMANKKSDIYSIGIVMFELLTGRLPFSGESAVSIALKHLQSETPSLKRWNPQIPQSVENVVLKATAKDPFHRYDTVDEMEEDLRTALDAKRLNEGKFAIPEDDEATKAIPIITNDRPYHNLDETIVRKDAPGPMDAPQAKPEKKKKKKWPIILTGLFLLILTAGILMVTIGPDIFGPKEKDVPDVSGMEVEDAVAELMSAGFIIGDRKEISDEEVEEGNVIRTNPKAGKMIKEGNKIDLYISTGKEEVELSDYTDRNYDDVYKLLEGKGFKDIIKTEVHDDSEAGTIIDQNPSGGESVIPEETTLEFTVSKGPELVTLRELKGYNQDNLNVYEETTGLVIDDSTEAFHDTIEAGYVISQKPEAGTKLPPGSKVSVVISKGKEMVPKRVKHVIRIPYEPSEEGVPQQIQIFYSDLEHPEDMVPEDTFEITENTEREYEFNIPPNDEAYYRVVRDGKVIEENTVPYPED from the coding sequence ATGATTATCGGAAAAAGAATCAGCGGGCGCTATAAAATCAAGGACATGATCGGCGGCGGAGGCATGGCGAATGTCTACCTTGCCCATGACATGATTCTCGATAGGGATGTAGCGGTCAAGATGCTTCGTCTTGATTTTGCCAATGATGATGAATTCATCCGCAGGTTCCATAGAGAAGCGCAATCCGCAACCAGTCTTGCTCACCCCAATATCGTCAGTATATATGATGTCGGGGAAGAGGACGGGCTATACTATATTGTGATGGAATATGTCGATGGTCAGACTTTGAAGCAGTACATACAGCAGCATGCGCCAGTGCCGGTTGAAGAAGCCCTGGACATCATGAAGCAGCTTACTTCCGCAATCTCACATGCCCATCAAAACCATATTGTTCACCGGGATATCAAGCCGCATAATATCCTGATCGACAGCAGCGGTACCGTAAAGATCACTGATTTCGGCATAGCGATGGCTTTAAGCGCGACCAGTATCACGCAAACGAATTCGGTACTTGGCTCTGTTCATTACCTTTCTCCTGAACAAGCACGGGGTGGCATGGCAAATAAAAAATCAGATATCTATTCGATTGGAATTGTCATGTTTGAATTGCTTACAGGAAGACTTCCGTTTTCAGGTGAATCAGCTGTATCAATCGCATTGAAACACTTACAGTCCGAGACTCCGTCTTTAAAGAGATGGAATCCGCAAATTCCTCAAAGCGTTGAGAATGTGGTTCTCAAGGCAACTGCGAAGGACCCTTTTCATCGATATGATACAGTGGATGAAATGGAAGAAGACTTGCGTACGGCACTCGATGCCAAACGTTTGAATGAAGGGAAGTTCGCCATACCAGAAGATGATGAAGCAACAAAAGCAATACCAATTATAACAAATGACCGTCCTTATCATAATCTTGATGAAACGATCGTACGTAAGGATGCTCCGGGTCCGATGGATGCTCCACAGGCAAAGCCGGAGAAAAAGAAGAAAAAGAAATGGCCGATTATATTGACAGGTTTGTTTTTATTGATCTTGACTGCGGGAATATTGATGGTAACAATAGGACCTGATATATTTGGCCCTAAGGAAAAAGATGTGCCAGATGTAAGTGGGATGGAAGTAGAAGATGCTGTCGCTGAGCTGATGTCCGCAGGTTTTATCATTGGAGACCGGAAGGAAATCAGCGATGAAGAAGTCGAAGAAGGAAATGTGATCCGCACCAACCCGAAAGCAGGAAAGATGATCAAAGAAGGCAATAAAATCGACTTGTACATCAGTACAGGAAAAGAAGAAGTGGAATTGTCGGATTATACCGATAGGAATTACGACGATGTTTACAAACTGCTGGAAGGTAAAGGCTTCAAGGATATCATTAAAACCGAAGTGCATGACGATAGCGAAGCTGGTACCATCATTGATCAAAATCCATCTGGCGGTGAATCCGTCATTCCTGAGGAGACAACTTTGGAATTTACAGTCAGCAAGGGACCAGAATTGGTAACATTGCGTGAGTTGAAAGGATACAATCAAGACAACCTCAATGTATATGAGGAAACCACTGGGCTGGTTATTGATGACAGTACTGAGGCGTTTCATGATACGATAGAAGCCGGATACGTCATTTCCCAAAAACCGGAAGCAGGAACTAAGCTACCACCGGGTAGTAAGGTAAGTGTGGTCATTTCGAAAGGGAAAGAAATGGTTCCTAAACGAGTGAAGCATGTCATAAGGATTCCGTATGAACCTTCAGAAGAAGGTGTACCGCAACAGATCCAGATATTCTATAGTGACCTTGAACATCCTGAGGATATGGTACCAGAGGACACTTTTGAAATAACAGAAAATACGGAAAGGGAATATGAATTTAATATTCCGCCAAACGATGAGGCTTATTATAGAGTTGTCCGTGATGGCAAGGTTATCGAAGAAAATACTGTTCCTTACCCAGAAGACTAA
- the rsgA gene encoding ribosome small subunit-dependent GTPase A — protein MPEGKIIKALSGFYYVANEDGVVQCRGRGVFRKNKVTPLVGDEVVYQAENDTEGYILEVKDRKNELVRPPIANVDQAILVFSAVEPDFSTALLDRFLVLVEYNQIKPLICITKMDLTNDDQKSRLEEYAEDYRNAGYEVILTSSETSEGLEKLKPHIEGKISVFAGQSGVGKSSLLNAIRPDLELKTDDISSHLGRGKHTTRHVELITINNGLVADTPGFSSLEFTEIEAEELNSCFPDIAEISEDCKFRGCLHMAEPKCAVKAAVESGSLPEYRYLHYKDFLLEIKDRKPRY, from the coding sequence ATGCCTGAGGGCAAAATTATCAAGGCACTGAGCGGCTTTTATTATGTTGCGAATGAAGATGGGGTTGTCCAATGCCGAGGACGAGGTGTTTTCCGCAAGAACAAGGTCACACCGCTTGTAGGTGATGAAGTCGTTTATCAGGCTGAGAACGACACGGAAGGCTATATTCTTGAAGTAAAAGACCGGAAGAATGAGTTGGTCCGCCCTCCGATTGCGAATGTAGACCAGGCCATCCTTGTTTTTTCAGCTGTAGAACCCGACTTCAGTACAGCCCTGCTCGACAGGTTTTTGGTACTAGTTGAATATAACCAAATCAAGCCACTCATCTGCATCACAAAAATGGATCTGACCAATGATGACCAAAAGTCCCGGCTTGAGGAATATGCAGAGGACTATCGGAATGCAGGATATGAAGTTATTTTAACTTCTTCTGAAACTTCAGAGGGACTGGAAAAACTAAAACCCCATATTGAGGGCAAAATATCTGTTTTTGCCGGTCAATCAGGAGTGGGTAAATCATCTCTGCTAAACGCAATCCGACCTGATCTGGAGTTGAAAACCGATGATATATCCTCCCATCTTGGCAGGGGCAAGCATACGACAAGGCATGTGGAGCTGATTACCATCAATAATGGGCTTGTTGCTGATACCCCTGGTTTCAGTTCTCTGGAATTCACAGAGATTGAAGCGGAGGAACTGAATTCATGCTTCCCGGACATTGCTGAAATCAGTGAGGATTGCAAATTCCGCGGCTGCCTTCATATGGCGGAGCCTAAATGTGCCGTCAAAGCAGCAGTCGAGTCAGGCTCATTGCCAGAATACAGATATTTGCATTATAAGGACTTCTTATTAGAAATAAAAGATAGAAAGCCGAGGTACTGA
- the rpe gene encoding ribulose-phosphate 3-epimerase: protein MVKIAPSILSADFARLGEEIKDVERGGADYIHVDVMDGHFVPNITIGPLIVEAIRPVTKLPLDVHLMIENPDQYIEAFAKAGADYITVHVEASRHLHRTIQLIKSTGVKAGVVLNPATPVDSLKHIIEDVDMVLLMSVNPGFGGQKFISSVLPKIKQVKELADALNPDLEIEVDGGVNEETAKLCVGAGANVLVAGSAVFNKEDRKAAIASLR, encoded by the coding sequence ATGGTGAAAATCGCACCTTCAATTTTATCAGCCGACTTTGCCCGCCTGGGGGAAGAAATCAAGGATGTCGAGCGAGGTGGCGCTGATTATATTCATGTCGATGTAATGGATGGGCATTTCGTGCCGAATATAACGATAGGTCCACTGATTGTCGAAGCAATCAGGCCGGTAACAAAGCTGCCGCTTGATGTCCACCTGATGATCGAGAATCCGGACCAATATATCGAAGCTTTCGCAAAGGCAGGAGCGGATTACATTACAGTCCATGTGGAAGCCAGCAGGCATCTCCACAGGACAATCCAGCTGATTAAATCTACCGGTGTGAAAGCGGGGGTTGTCCTGAATCCAGCTACGCCTGTGGACAGCCTTAAGCATATAATTGAGGATGTCGACATGGTGTTGCTTATGTCCGTGAATCCTGGATTTGGCGGCCAGAAATTCATTTCCTCCGTTCTGCCGAAAATTAAACAGGTGAAAGAACTTGCAGACGCACTGAATCCTGATTTGGAAATTGAAGTCGATGGCGGCGTGAACGAAGAGACAGCCAAGCTTTGTGTAGGAGCAGGAGCTAATGTACTTGTAGCCGGTTCAGCAGTCTTTAATAAGGAAGACAGAAAAGCTGCTATCGCAAGCTTAAGATAA
- a CDS encoding thiamine diphosphokinase, translating into MIINLVAGGPKNLIPEFHLYDGRNVIWIGIDRGVSYLLNAGIKPSAAFGDFDSVSEAELAEIEEAVSDLNKFKPEKDETDMELALNWALEQEPESIKVFGATGGRLDHLMANIQLLVKPLQDRSTVHIEIIDTKNILYVKEPGTYSVSKIDEFKYISFLPITPAVSGLTLENFKYPLNDCHIPMGSTLCISNELIRGHGNFSFSEGILLVVRSKD; encoded by the coding sequence ATGATTATAAACTTAGTAGCAGGAGGGCCGAAAAACCTGATACCAGAGTTTCATTTATATGACGGAAGAAATGTCATCTGGATTGGGATCGATAGAGGTGTGTCCTATTTATTGAACGCGGGAATCAAGCCATCTGCTGCCTTTGGTGATTTTGACTCTGTGTCAGAAGCAGAATTGGCAGAAATCGAAGAAGCTGTTTCAGATCTGAATAAATTCAAGCCTGAAAAAGATGAGACAGATATGGAACTAGCTTTAAACTGGGCTCTTGAGCAGGAACCAGAATCCATCAAGGTATTTGGAGCAACCGGAGGAAGGCTGGACCATTTGATGGCAAACATCCAGCTTCTGGTCAAGCCACTTCAGGACCGTTCTACCGTGCATATCGAAATCATTGATACAAAAAATATTTTGTACGTAAAAGAACCAGGTACCTACTCCGTGAGCAAGATTGATGAATTTAAATATATTTCCTTCCTCCCTATAACACCAGCAGTCTCTGGACTTACGCTAGAAAATTTTAAATACCCATTAAATGACTGTCATATTCCTATGGGGTCGACACTATGTATTAGTAATGAACTTATTAGAGGTCATGGTAATTTTTCATTTTCTGAAGGCATATTATTAGTTGTAAGGAGCAAGGATTGA
- the spoVM gene encoding stage V sporulation protein SpoVM has protein sequence MRFYTIKLPKFLGGLVRAMLGAFKKE, from the coding sequence ATGAGATTCTATACAATCAAACTGCCTAAATTTTTAGGGGGCCTCGTACGGGCGATGTTAGGTGCATTTAAAAAGGAATAG
- the rpmB gene encoding 50S ribosomal protein L28, with the protein MPRKCVVTGKSTRSGNARSHAMNANKRTWGANLQKVRILVDGKPKRVWVSARALRSGKVERV; encoded by the coding sequence ATGCCACGTAAATGTGTAGTAACTGGTAAATCAACTCGTTCTGGTAACGCACGCTCTCATGCAATGAACGCTAACAAGCGTACATGGGGTGCTAACCTTCAAAAAGTACGTATTCTTGTAGACGGTAAGCCTAAGCGTGTTTGGGTATCTGCAAGAGCTCTAAGATCAGGTAAAGTTGAGCGCGTTTAA